Proteins from one Cicer arietinum cultivar CDC Frontier isolate Library 1 chromosome 3, Cicar.CDCFrontier_v2.0, whole genome shotgun sequence genomic window:
- the LOC101513246 gene encoding UPF0496 protein At3g19330-like: MLECISFNSSTPSPRNNLPPPSNSQGDNSTPSTSPNVSREYDLAVQAPSYNEILTIIQPPLQLHNIQIQQQQDEHDEDDDSHHRDILTQVLQPDSNSVRETLANAKPESALTRLVSSYFDHSETTSHLCLLLFNTVRIARQMYKPISDFISVLPDDSSSLSQPQCNTAYDLFVQFNRHENPFVFPHFHTLRNSFSDLKHKINIDRRKCRHRIRLFRRATIGCALCALATVSIAVVTTVIVATHASIGFAAMVPFCFRFPKKKKRKELARLKQLDAAENGTFVVNDINTIDSLVDRLQTAVEGDKAYVKFALERGRDRHPIQEVIKQLRKTQPIFEQLLRDLEQHIYLCFYTVNKARYALLKEISLHQSL; encoded by the exons ATGCTGGAATGCATCTCCTTCAACTCCTCCACTCCTTCACCACGCAACAACCTCCCTCCTCCTTCAAATTCACAag GAGACAACTCAACACCATCAACAAGCCCAAACGTCTCTCGCGAATACGATCTAGCAGTTCAAGCACCTTCCTACAACGAAATCCTTACAATCATCCAACCCCCTCTTCAACTTCACAACATCcaaattcaacaacaacaagatGAACACGACGAAGATGATGATTCACACCACCGCGATATCCTCACACAAGTTCTCCAACCCGACTCTAACAGCGTCCGCGAAACACTAGCAAACGCCAAACCCGAAAGTGCTCTCACGCGCCTCGTTTCTTCATACTTCGACCATAGCGAAACCACTTCACACCTTTGCCTCCTCCTCTTCAACACCGTCCGCATCGCTCGTCAAATGTATAAACCTATCTCCGATTTCATCTCCGTTCTTCCCGATGATTCCTCTTCCCTCTCTCAACCGCAATGCAACACCGCTTACGATCTGTTCGTCCAATTCAACCGTCACGAAAATCCCTTCGTTTTCCCTCATTTTCATACTCTACGCAACAGTTTCTCCGATCTTAAACACAAAATCAACATCGACCGTCGTAAATGCCGTCACAGAATTCGTCTCTTCCGTCGCGCCACCATCGGTTGCGCCCTTTGTGCACTTGCCACAGTCTCAATTGCTGTGGTCACCACCGTAATTGTTGCCACACATGCTTCCATTGGATTCGCCGCAATGGTGCCGTTCTGTTTCCGTTTTCCgaagaaaaaaaagaggaaGGAATTGGCTAGGTTGAAGCAGCTTGATGCTGCTGAGAATGGTACTTTTGTTGTGAATGATATTAACACCATTGATAGTCTGGTTGATAGGCTTCAAACTGCGGTTGAAGGCGATAAGGCTTATGTTAAATTTGCATTGGAGAGGGGAAGGGATAGACATCCCATACAGGAAGTAATCAAGCAGCTTCGAAAGACGCAGCCGATTTTCGAACAGTTGCTTAGAGATCTTGAGCAACATATATATCTATGCTTTTATACTGTTAACAAAGCTAGATATGCACTCCTCAAAGAGATATCACTTCATCAATCTTTGTAG